The following coding sequences are from one Paracoccus alcaliphilus window:
- a CDS encoding glutathione S-transferase family protein → MTAQLWCFGESGNAYKAALTLELTGYDWKPVFVDFFRGETRDPAFLTLNEMGEVPVFQEGGMTLTQSAVIQLHIAEKTGTWLDGHRAEIMRWLFWDNHRLSGQAGPTRFLMNFLPPDKCPTEAIAFQQKRLRAAYKTLNEHLAGRDWIVGLNPTIADLSCCGYLYYPEPFGFQRAEWPNIDRWLDAIAALPGWKHPYDLMPGNPSDRVPKEET, encoded by the coding sequence ATGACCGCGCAACTGTGGTGCTTTGGCGAATCGGGCAATGCCTACAAGGCGGCGCTGACGCTGGAACTGACGGGCTATGACTGGAAGCCGGTCTTTGTCGATTTCTTTCGTGGCGAGACCCGCGACCCGGCCTTCCTGACCCTGAACGAGATGGGCGAGGTGCCGGTTTTCCAGGAGGGCGGCATGACCCTGACCCAGTCGGCGGTCATTCAGCTGCATATCGCGGAAAAGACCGGCACCTGGCTGGACGGCCACCGGGCCGAGATCATGCGCTGGCTGTTCTGGGACAATCACCGGCTGTCGGGTCAGGCCGGCCCGACGCGGTTCCTGATGAATTTCCTGCCGCCCGACAAGTGCCCGACCGAGGCCATCGCCTTCCAGCAAAAGCGCCTGCGCGCCGCCTACAAGACGCTGAACGAGCATCTGGCCGGGCGCGACTGGATCGTGGGACTGAACCCGACCATCGCGGACCTGTCCTGCTGCGGATACCTCTATTACCCCGAACCCTTCGGCTTTCAGCGCGCCGAATGGCCCAATATCGACCGCTGGCTGGATGCGATCGCCGCCCTGCCCGGCTGGAAACACCCCTATGATCTGATGCCCGGCAATCCATCCGACCGGGTCCCGAAGGAGGAAACATGA